The following proteins are encoded in a genomic region of Entelurus aequoreus isolate RoL-2023_Sb linkage group LG01, RoL_Eaeq_v1.1, whole genome shotgun sequence:
- the LOC133649317 gene encoding uncharacterized protein LOC133649317, whose translation MSTFIIGIASDRFGIKEQRATKTTTAAPIPNRRETKISQLRQELRVLRSQYRKASENEKAALAELRGVVRDRLLTLRRAEWHRKRGKERARKRSAFIANPFGFTKKLLGEKRSGQLSCPEEEINLHIKNTYSDGMREQDLGHCAALICPPEPCILFDISEPTLKEVKEAIKSARTASAPGPSGVPYKVFKQCPRLLERLWKIFRVIWKRGKVPQQWTYAEGVWIPKEENARNIEQFRTISLLSVECKTFFKIVSNRLMGFLLKNTYIDTSVQKGGVPGVPGCIEHTGVVTQLIREARENRGDLTVLWLDLANAYGSIPHKLVELSLSRYHVPEKICNLILDYYNNFSLRVSSGTSTSDWHRLEKGIITGCTISVSLFALAMNMLVKSAEVECRGPLSKSGTRQPPIRAFMDDLTVTTTSVSGCRWLLQGLDRLISWARMSFKPSKSRSLVLRKGKVTDRFRFSLADTQIPSVLEKPVKSLGKLFTGDQKDTAARQATSDNLNMWLSAVDKSGLPGKFKAWIYQHGILPRLLWPLLMYEFPMTIVEGFERKISSSLRRWLGLPRTLSSFALFGHNTKLQLPFSSLAEEFKVSRAREVLLYRDSADGKVSSAGVEVRTGRKWRAQDAVERAEARLRHSTLVGTIATGRAGLGSNTKPNYSRARGKERRKLVQEEVRAEVEEARFSRVVGMSKQGAWTKWEHIAGRKITWTELWKAEPHQFKFLVQSVYDVLPSPANLFTWGLIDAPVCQLCQKRGSLEHILSCCSKALGDGRYRWRHDQVLRAIADTICMGINTSKRQHPTKSTIAFVRAGEKPQPSKKTQGGMLTTARDWQLLVDLGRQLRFPDIIATTTLRPDMVLMSGTSKQVVLLELTVPWEDRMEEAQERKRAKYADLVADCRRNGWKARCEPIEVGCRGFAGKSLHRVLGLLGICGLHRRRAIKNILEASEKASRWLWLRRGDAWQAASYRMIRP comes from the coding sequence ATGAGCACATTCATAATTGGCATTGCATCAGACAGGTTTGGCATAAAGGAACAACGTGCCACCAAGACTACCACTGCAGCACCAATTCCAAACCGGCGGGAAACCAAGATTTCCCAACTCAGACAAGAACTGAGAGTACTCAGGAGCCAGTACAGGAAGGCAAGCGAGAATGAGAAGGCAGCCTTGGCAGAACTGAGGGGTGTGGTAAGGGATAGGCTACTCACCCTGCGACGTGCCGAGTGGCACAGGAAGAGAGGCAAGGAAAGGGCCCGCAAGCGCAGTGCCTTCATTGCAAATCCATTTGGATTCACAAAGAAGCTGCTGGGAGAGAAACGCAGTGGTCAACTCTCATGTCCCGAGGAGGAAATCAACCTCCACATCAAGAACACCTACAGCGACGGCATGAGAGAGCAAGACCTCGGCCACTGTGCAGCCCTCATATGCCCACCAGAACCCTGCATCCTGTTCGACATCAGTGAACCCACCCTGAAGGAAGTTAAAGAGGCAATCAAATCtgccagaacagcatcagcaccaGGCCCAAGTGGAGTTCCGTACAAGGTTTTCAAACAGTGTCCCCGCCTGTTGGAGCGTCTTTGGAAGATCTTCCGGGTGATCTGGAAAAGAGGGAAAGTACCTCAGCAGTGGACGTACGCAGAGGGAGTATGGATTCCCAAGGAGGAAAATGCAAGGAACATCGAGCAGTTTAGGACAATCTCCCTCCTCAGTGTTGAGTGCAAGACCTTCTTCAAAATCGTTTCCAATCGCCTCATGGGATTTCTCCTGAAGAACACCTATATTGACACCTCGGTGCAGAAGGGAGGAGTCCCAGGAGTTCCAGGGTGCATCGAACACACTGGTGTGGTAACACAGCTGATCCGTGAGGCACGAGAGAACAGAGGCGATTTGACAGTACTGTGGCTGGACCTCGCCAATGCTTATGGATCAATTCCACACAAGTTGGTGGAGTTGTCTCTAAGCAGATACCACGTTCCAGAGAAGATTTGCAATCTCATCCTCGACTATTACAACAACTTTAGTCTGAGGGTGTCCTCTGGCACTTCGACATCAGATTGGCATCGTCTAGAGAAAGGTATCATCACAGGCTGTACAATCTCTGTGTCCCTGTTTGCACTGGCCATGAATATGCTTGTGAAGTCTGCGGAAGTAGAGTGCAGAGGCCCTTTGTCCAAATCCGGCACCCGGCAACCTCCGATTAGAGCATTCATGGATGATCTCACGGTAACCACAACATCAGTGTCTGGTTGCAGATGGCTCCTTCAAGGCCTTGATCGACTCATTAGTTGGGCAAGAATGAGTTTCAAGCCCTCTAAGTCCAGGTCCTTGGTCTTAAGAAAAGGAAAGGTAACCGACCGCTTTCGCTTCAGTCTGGCAGACACCCAAATTCCATCTGTGTTAGAAAAGCCAGTGAAGAGCCTGGGCAAGCTCTTCACTGGTGATCAGAAGGATACCGCTGCACGTCAAGCTACCAGCGATAACCTCAACATGTGGCTCTCAGCTGTGGACAAGTCAGGACTTCCTGGGAAGTTCAAGGCCTGGATATATCAGCATGGCATCCTGCCTCGTCTCCTCTGGCCGCTGCTAATGTACGAATTCCCAATGACCATCGTGGAGGGATTTGAGAGGAAGATCAGCTCGTCCCTGCGCAGGTGGCTGGGTCTGCCACGGACCCTAAGCAGCTTTGCTTTGTTTGGGCACAACACCAAGCTGCAGCTTCCTTTCAGTAGTCTGGCAGAGGAGTTCAAGGTTTCCCGGGCCAGAGAAGTCCTGCTCTACAGAGATTCTGCTGATGGGAAAGTATCGTCAGCAGGTGTGGAGGTCAGAACAGGAAGGAAGTGGCGTGCCCAGGATGCAGTGGAGCGGGCAGAGGCGAGGCTGCGGCACAGCACCCTGGTGGGAACCATAGCCACTGGTCGGGCTGGGCTGGGTAGCAACACCAAACCAAACTACAGCAGAGCCAGAGGAAAGGAAAGACGAAAGCTTGTCCAAGAGGAGGTTCGCGCCGAGGTGGAGGAGGCTCGCTTCAGCAGAGTGGTGGGAATGAGCAAGCAGGGGGCCTGGACCAAGTGGGAGCACATAGCTGGTCGCAAGATCACCTGGACCGAACTCTGGAAAGCGGAGCCACACCAGTTTAAGTTCTTGGTCCAGTCAGTTTATGATGTCCTCCCAAGCCCTGctaacctgttcacctggggcctgatagacgcacctgtgtgccagctctgtcagaaaagaggatcattagaacacatcctcagctgttgctcaaaggcattgggagatggcaggtatcggtggcgccacgaccaggtcctgcgGGCAATAGCAGACACCATCTGCATGGGCATCAACACCAGTAAGCGGCAACACCCAACCAAGAGCACAATTGCCTTTGTCCGAGCAGGAGAGAAACCTCAACCCTCCAAGAAGACCCAGGGGGGCATGCTAACAACAGCAAGGGACTGGCAGCTCTtggttgacctgggaaggcagttgcgattcccagacatcatcgcaactacaacactccggccagacatggtcttgatgtctggaaccagcaagcaggtggtactccttgagctaactgtcccctgggaggacagaatggaggaagctcaggaaaggaagagagcgaagtacgcagatcttgtggctgactgccggagg